One genomic window of Anaeromyxobacter diazotrophicus includes the following:
- a CDS encoding response regulator produces the protein MEPKRVLIVEPDSSFALSLASLFHDDGHQTSVAASAADGAREIAARRPDLVLTRAELPDASGFALCGRLRRDRPGLPVVLYSSDASHEALEEHARTPAAANGYLGMPLDTGALRQLVSNLLVMSASLESADDAIVDEGPTEVRPGEPPAPLASAPAAPAPPPVPRRARRSAVGDEDRLFLERTFRSISERRADLLAEARRPRPPPSRQLLATPEGKLEVLREDLRAREAQIARVAELWEARERDLAQADDRLHEKDVELQGVRLQVEDLLRRLAEARDLFVEKEREHGASIEGLLLEKFGQEKDLIEVVAAHERKIHELERELRLRDEDLGKRRRALDGASEEIARLERRLQAEAERFDAREQELQELASGREAALSELERRRAAELDAAEADARRHQAALEAAGAAQRALAAELEEARAAAQRAAADHAAQLSGAEARAAELADRLAAAEERGRAAAEEAAEARRGLEQQLGAAARELEDARRAASEAAAALGARLAEGEAALAERDGRLALLDGEYRGFRDVARAREDELSRELQERLERQGALEGELEAAAAARAEEGAALRAELAEAAAARAAAAEEARADGERRAAELAAARGRADALEAGLADERRRAAEAEAALARRLDDAAGALAGTREELERARADGGALRRAVEEREARLAERAAFIDGLEAQARERAERLAAAEARGEDLAGQLGAALAERERLAAEAEESAARARGLAETVEGARAEMSSLTQLLDQARADAARVEEERSRALEAAAARTAGLEEELAAARGGAAEREARLTGERDQARAEAASTGAALAEVQRLGRAREGELSAQLAAALESGERAGRAAAAAAQAAAEREAALTGQREALARDLDDARVALDALSREAERRVAELDERARRAEAELGEARAGAERAAAGHAEVLAAAAAREAALTAGQAEAAGRAEALSASLGEAERAGAELREQVQALSGELEHALADGRARVAEVEQARALVSARELERARVEAELTEEIQARADAEAGWRRQLEALGAERDRREGELLEELARKTEAAAELDRRFAAAAAERARREEALQKELAARAEALSSSERREQGAAEQHAAELEAREKRLEALEAELGRQREARERLEARLGEANARLGDAQAARAAERAEAAQRGEALARRAAELEAALSAAGRERAEAEQALRAAADAALARAGEQAGAAEEAGRRLAAAEAQHLDRARALEAALREAQEGRARAERDAAQRVSAAEARVEEAARARAQLQLERKEADARALRALAEAQARYQEELARRDELRGQEAQRLQAALQERSRLLRVAELELQRLKAGNVARLTPAPVAAAEARESEGK, from the coding sequence ATGGAACCCAAGCGCGTCCTCATCGTCGAGCCGGACAGCAGCTTCGCGCTCTCGCTCGCCTCGCTCTTCCACGACGACGGGCACCAGACCTCCGTCGCCGCGAGCGCCGCGGACGGGGCGCGGGAGATCGCCGCGCGGCGGCCCGACCTCGTGCTCACCCGGGCTGAGCTCCCGGACGCCTCGGGCTTCGCGCTGTGCGGGCGCCTGCGCCGCGATCGGCCCGGCCTGCCGGTGGTGCTCTACTCGTCCGACGCCTCGCACGAGGCCCTGGAGGAGCACGCGCGCACCCCCGCCGCGGCGAACGGCTACCTGGGCATGCCGCTCGACACCGGGGCGCTCCGCCAGCTCGTGTCGAACCTGCTCGTCATGAGCGCGTCCCTCGAGTCGGCGGACGACGCCATCGTGGACGAGGGTCCGACCGAGGTGCGGCCGGGCGAGCCCCCCGCGCCGCTCGCCTCGGCGCCGGCCGCCCCCGCGCCGCCCCCCGTGCCGCGCCGCGCGCGCCGGAGCGCGGTGGGGGACGAGGACCGGCTCTTCCTCGAGCGCACCTTCCGCTCCATCTCGGAGCGCCGCGCCGACCTCCTCGCCGAGGCGCGCCGGCCGCGGCCGCCGCCCTCGCGCCAGCTCCTCGCGACCCCCGAGGGCAAGCTGGAGGTGCTGCGCGAGGACCTCCGCGCGCGCGAGGCGCAGATCGCCCGCGTGGCGGAGCTGTGGGAGGCGCGTGAGCGCGACCTCGCCCAGGCCGACGACCGGCTCCACGAGAAGGACGTGGAGCTCCAGGGCGTCCGCCTGCAGGTGGAGGACCTCCTGCGCCGCCTGGCGGAGGCGCGCGACCTCTTCGTGGAGAAGGAGCGCGAGCACGGCGCCTCCATCGAAGGGCTCCTGCTGGAGAAGTTCGGCCAGGAGAAGGACCTCATCGAGGTGGTGGCGGCCCACGAGCGCAAGATCCACGAGCTCGAGCGCGAGCTGCGCCTGCGCGACGAGGATCTGGGGAAGCGCCGCCGGGCGCTCGACGGCGCCTCGGAGGAGATCGCGCGGCTGGAGCGGCGGCTCCAGGCGGAGGCGGAGCGGTTCGACGCGCGCGAGCAGGAGCTGCAGGAGCTGGCGTCGGGGCGCGAGGCCGCGCTCTCCGAGCTGGAGCGGCGCCGCGCCGCCGAGCTCGACGCGGCCGAGGCCGACGCGCGCCGGCACCAGGCCGCGCTGGAGGCGGCGGGGGCGGCGCAGCGCGCGCTCGCGGCCGAGCTCGAGGAGGCCCGCGCCGCGGCGCAGCGCGCGGCGGCGGATCACGCGGCCCAGCTCTCCGGGGCCGAGGCGCGGGCGGCGGAGCTCGCGGATCGCCTGGCGGCGGCCGAGGAGCGCGGCCGCGCCGCCGCGGAGGAGGCGGCCGAGGCGCGGCGCGGGCTCGAGCAGCAGCTCGGCGCCGCGGCCCGGGAGCTCGAGGACGCGCGCAGGGCCGCGAGCGAGGCGGCCGCGGCGCTCGGCGCCCGGCTCGCCGAGGGCGAGGCGGCGCTGGCGGAGCGCGACGGCCGGCTCGCGCTCCTCGACGGCGAGTACCGCGGGTTCCGGGACGTCGCGCGCGCGCGCGAGGACGAGCTCTCGCGCGAGCTGCAGGAGCGGCTCGAGCGGCAGGGCGCGCTCGAGGGCGAGCTGGAGGCCGCCGCCGCGGCCCGCGCCGAGGAGGGCGCGGCGCTGCGGGCGGAGCTGGCCGAGGCCGCCGCCGCGCGGGCGGCCGCCGCCGAGGAGGCCCGGGCCGACGGCGAGCGGCGCGCGGCGGAGCTGGCGGCGGCGCGAGGCCGGGCCGACGCGCTCGAGGCGGGGCTGGCCGACGAGCGCCGGCGCGCCGCGGAGGCCGAGGCGGCGCTGGCGCGGCGCCTGGACGACGCCGCCGGGGCGCTCGCTGGGACGCGCGAGGAGCTGGAGCGCGCGCGGGCCGACGGCGGGGCGCTCCGCCGGGCGGTGGAGGAGCGCGAGGCGCGGCTGGCCGAGCGGGCGGCCTTCATCGACGGGCTGGAGGCGCAGGCGCGGGAGCGCGCCGAGCGGCTCGCCGCCGCGGAGGCGCGGGGCGAGGACCTGGCGGGGCAGCTCGGGGCGGCGCTCGCCGAGCGCGAGCGGCTCGCGGCCGAGGCCGAGGAGAGCGCGGCGCGCGCGCGCGGGCTGGCCGAGACGGTGGAGGGCGCCCGGGCCGAGATGTCGAGCCTCACCCAGCTCCTCGACCAGGCGCGGGCGGACGCGGCGCGGGTGGAGGAGGAGCGCTCCCGCGCCCTGGAGGCGGCGGCGGCGCGGACGGCCGGGCTCGAGGAGGAGCTCGCCGCGGCGCGCGGCGGGGCGGCCGAGCGCGAGGCGCGGCTCACCGGCGAGCGCGACCAGGCGCGGGCCGAGGCGGCGAGCACCGGCGCGGCGCTGGCCGAGGTGCAGCGACTCGGGCGCGCCCGCGAGGGCGAGCTGTCCGCGCAGCTCGCGGCCGCGCTGGAGTCGGGCGAGCGCGCTGGCCGCGCGGCCGCTGCGGCCGCGCAGGCGGCGGCGGAGCGCGAGGCGGCCCTGACCGGGCAGCGCGAGGCGCTGGCGCGCGACCTCGACGACGCCCGCGTGGCGCTCGACGCCCTGTCGCGCGAGGCCGAGCGGCGCGTGGCGGAGCTCGACGAGCGCGCGCGGCGGGCCGAGGCCGAGCTGGGCGAGGCGCGCGCCGGGGCGGAGCGCGCGGCGGCGGGCCACGCGGAGGTGCTCGCGGCCGCCGCCGCCCGCGAGGCCGCGCTGACCGCGGGGCAGGCCGAGGCGGCCGGCCGCGCGGAGGCGCTGTCGGCCTCGCTCGGCGAGGCGGAGCGCGCGGGGGCGGAGCTGCGCGAGCAGGTGCAGGCGCTCTCGGGCGAGCTCGAGCACGCGCTGGCCGACGGCCGTGCGCGGGTGGCGGAGGTCGAGCAGGCGCGCGCGCTCGTCTCCGCGCGCGAGCTGGAGCGGGCGCGGGTCGAGGCGGAGCTGACCGAGGAGATCCAGGCGCGCGCCGACGCCGAGGCGGGCTGGCGCCGGCAGCTCGAGGCGCTCGGGGCCGAGCGCGATCGCCGCGAGGGCGAGCTGCTGGAGGAGCTGGCGCGCAAGACGGAGGCCGCCGCCGAGCTCGACCGGCGCTTCGCGGCCGCCGCCGCCGAGCGCGCCCGCCGCGAGGAGGCGCTGCAGAAGGAGCTGGCGGCCCGGGCCGAGGCGCTCTCCTCGTCCGAGCGGCGGGAGCAGGGCGCGGCCGAGCAGCACGCGGCCGAGCTCGAGGCGCGCGAGAAGCGGCTCGAGGCGCTGGAGGCGGAGCTCGGGCGGCAGCGCGAAGCGCGCGAGCGGCTGGAGGCGCGGCTGGGCGAGGCGAACGCGCGGCTGGGCGACGCCCAGGCGGCGCGCGCGGCCGAGCGGGCCGAGGCGGCTCAGCGGGGCGAGGCCCTGGCGCGCCGCGCGGCGGAGCTGGAGGCGGCGCTCTCCGCGGCCGGGCGCGAGCGCGCCGAGGCGGAGCAGGCGCTGCGCGCCGCGGCCGACGCTGCGCTGGCGCGCGCCGGCGAGCAGGCCGGCGCGGCCGAGGAGGCCGGGCGGCGGCTCGCGGCGGCCGAGGCGCAGCACCTCGACCGGGCGCGCGCCCTGGAGGCCGCGCTGCGCGAGGCGCAGGAGGGGAGGGCGCGCGCCGAGCGCGACGCCGCCCAGCGGGTGAGCGCGGCCGAGGCGCGGGTCGAGGAGGCCGCGCGCGCGAGGGCGCAGCTGCAGCTCGAGCGCAAGGAGGCCGACGCCCGCGCGCTCCGGGCGCTCGCGGAGGCGCAGGCGCGCTACCAGGAGGAGCTGGCGCGCCGCGACGAGCTGCGCGGCCAGGAGGCGCAGCGGCTCCAGGCGGCGCTGCAGGAGCGCTCGCGCCTGCTCCGGGTGGCGGAGCTCGAGCTCCAGCGCCTCAAGGCGGGCAACGTGGCGCGGCTCACGCCGGCGCCCGTCGCCGCCGCCGAGGCGCGCGAGAGCGAGGGGAAGTGA
- a CDS encoding sensor domain-containing diguanylate cyclase — MPHPLRSRIGRKLLLAVGVPSLAVSLLGVLWVRFETREAAPGLWGFALAFLGLVALVTTVVHLVSVRLLVERPLARIVASLKRAEQGDFLLRAPVETEDELGELAKSFNTALAAITDLHSQRIEDARSMESLQRELALKAQVESQARLLDQANQRLEVRLRELTLLAELARASGSTLRLDDLLAQITARVGGALGYESFALFLADERTGELVVTSTFGVDAQVKGTRVPPGEGLAGLAASERRLVLVRDTHGDPRFPVQRWTGGQHGSVAAVPMIAQDACVGALDFFRPAPDAFGEDELRFLESVAGQLAMAIANARLHERTVALSLTDSLTGLHNRRSLFQRLEMELERSRRFGHGCAVVMIDVDRFRELNEARGRLAGDTTLKAVGELLAGALRRVDVLARAGGEEFAAVLPRADRAAALEVAEKLRRLVEEAPLEHRAALPGGRVTLSLGLAVFPDDADDLAALLDCADAALFAAKQAGRDAVVAYAPGMRDRPGRRRDVRVTGRVGP; from the coding sequence ATGCCCCACCCCCTCCGCTCCCGCATCGGCCGCAAGCTGCTCCTGGCGGTCGGGGTCCCCTCGCTGGCCGTCTCGCTCCTGGGCGTGCTCTGGGTGCGCTTCGAGACGCGCGAGGCGGCGCCGGGTCTGTGGGGGTTCGCCCTCGCGTTCCTGGGGCTGGTCGCGCTCGTCACGACGGTGGTGCACCTCGTCTCGGTGCGGCTCCTGGTGGAGCGGCCGCTGGCGCGCATCGTCGCGTCGCTGAAGCGCGCCGAGCAGGGGGACTTCCTCCTCCGGGCGCCGGTCGAGACGGAGGACGAGCTCGGCGAGCTCGCCAAGAGCTTCAACACCGCGCTCGCCGCCATCACCGACCTCCACTCGCAGCGCATCGAGGACGCGCGGTCGATGGAGTCCCTGCAGCGCGAGCTCGCGCTCAAGGCGCAGGTGGAGTCCCAGGCGCGGCTCCTCGACCAGGCGAACCAGCGGCTCGAGGTGCGCCTGCGCGAGCTGACGCTCCTCGCCGAGCTGGCGCGCGCCAGCGGCTCCACGCTCCGGCTCGACGACCTGCTCGCGCAGATCACCGCCCGCGTCGGCGGCGCGCTCGGATACGAGTCGTTCGCCCTCTTCCTGGCCGACGAGCGGACCGGCGAGCTGGTGGTGACGAGCACCTTCGGCGTGGACGCCCAGGTGAAGGGGACCCGCGTCCCTCCCGGCGAGGGGCTGGCGGGCCTCGCCGCCAGCGAGCGGCGGCTGGTGCTCGTCCGCGACACCCACGGCGACCCGCGCTTCCCGGTGCAGCGCTGGACCGGGGGCCAGCACGGCTCGGTGGCGGCGGTGCCGATGATCGCGCAGGACGCCTGCGTGGGCGCGCTCGACTTCTTCCGGCCCGCCCCGGACGCCTTCGGCGAGGACGAGCTCCGCTTCCTCGAGTCGGTCGCGGGCCAGCTCGCCATGGCGATCGCGAACGCCCGCCTCCACGAGCGGACGGTGGCGCTGTCCTTGACCGACTCGCTCACCGGGCTCCACAACCGCCGCAGCCTCTTCCAGCGGCTGGAGATGGAGCTCGAGCGGTCGCGCCGCTTCGGCCACGGCTGCGCCGTGGTCATGATCGACGTGGATCGGTTCCGGGAGCTCAACGAGGCGCGCGGGCGGCTCGCCGGCGATACCACCCTCAAGGCGGTGGGCGAGCTCCTGGCGGGGGCGCTGCGGCGCGTGGACGTGCTGGCGCGCGCCGGCGGCGAGGAGTTCGCGGCCGTGCTGCCGCGCGCCGACCGGGCGGCGGCGCTGGAGGTGGCGGAGAAGCTGCGGCGGCTGGTGGAGGAGGCGCCGCTCGAGCACCGCGCCGCCCTCCCCGGCGGCCGCGTCACGCTCTCGCTCGGCCTGGCGGTCTTCCCGGACGACGCCGACGACCTGGCGGCGCTCCTCGACTGCGCGGACGCGGCGCTCTTCGCCGCCAAGCAGGCCGGCCGCGACGCCGTGGTGGCCTACGCCCCCGGCATGCGCGACCGACCCGGCCGCCGGCGCGACGTGCGGGTCACGGGCCGCGTCGGGCCCTGA
- the pgeF gene encoding peptidoglycan editing factor PgeF codes for MELLSSALLAAFPHGFTTRRGGTSGAPWESLNLGGAVGDAEPAVEANWRALREATGLEFARVRQVHGDRVVVAREPGPPLEEADAVVSVRPGLAACVAVADCVPVLIGDPRSGAVVAVHAGWRGTLARVAARAVAALGREAGAQPGDLLAAIGPAIGPCCYEVSPDLAQVFRADLGARVAEPRGGGSRLDLWLANEIVLRQAGLCRERIEVLGRCTACEPDAFFSHRRERGRTGRQVGFIAPSPPCVS; via the coding sequence ATGGAACTCCTGTCGAGCGCGCTCCTCGCCGCCTTCCCGCACGGCTTCACGACCCGGCGCGGCGGCACCTCCGGCGCCCCATGGGAGAGCCTCAACCTGGGCGGCGCGGTGGGCGACGCCGAGCCCGCGGTCGAGGCGAACTGGCGCGCGCTGCGGGAGGCCACCGGCCTCGAGTTCGCGCGCGTCCGCCAGGTGCACGGCGACCGCGTCGTCGTGGCCCGCGAGCCCGGGCCGCCGCTCGAGGAGGCCGACGCGGTGGTGTCGGTCCGGCCCGGGCTGGCCGCCTGCGTGGCGGTGGCGGACTGCGTGCCGGTGCTCATCGGGGACCCGCGCTCCGGGGCGGTGGTGGCGGTCCACGCCGGCTGGCGGGGGACGCTCGCGCGCGTGGCGGCGCGCGCCGTCGCGGCGCTGGGGCGCGAGGCGGGCGCGCAGCCGGGCGACCTGCTCGCCGCCATCGGCCCGGCGATCGGGCCCTGCTGCTACGAGGTCTCGCCGGACCTGGCGCAGGTGTTCCGCGCGGACCTGGGGGCCCGGGTCGCCGAGCCGCGCGGGGGCGGCTCCCGGCTCGACCTGTGGCTCGCGAACGAGATCGTCCTGCGCCAGGCGGGGCTGTGCCGCGAGCGGATCGAGGTCCTCGGGCGCTGCACGGCGTGCGAGCCGGACGCGTTCTTCTCGCACCGCCGCGAGCGTGGGCGGACCGGGCGGCAGGTGGGCTTCATCGCACCTTCACCGCCCTGTGTTTCTTGA
- a CDS encoding LysM peptidoglycan-binding domain-containing protein: MSASRLLLAVLLPVAALAEPPADPVEPAGVDLGRAAAQLEGDPAAPVAAAPAPAAAPRSSLDDAYTVKPGDTLWDLSGRFLNNPWYWPKVWSYNPEITNPHFIYPGNVLRFYPSAEQAPGRVEPVDVAKAAPAPAEEDLEAPRELEDLSRADMKKPQELGEGDEVAVVGPYKIGYVPPKGLIARRDSFVTPRELAESGTIVAAFEEKMLLSLQDRAYARFNTAAPVKRGETYVLYRTERPVRHPETGELFGYQSVILGAGKVVAVDDKAVTLEVAQAFEPIERGALLAPFSQKFVKQVQRRPNQHALDGVIVATQQQLVSEIGEHHMVFLDKGRQDGVEEGNVFTVVRSGDPYGRDPNAPTRDAALPVEDVGTLVVVDAQQTSSSALVVRSLRELYVGDHVEMRAAAAAAPLAGAGGD, translated from the coding sequence ATGAGCGCCTCTCGACTCCTCCTCGCCGTGCTGCTGCCGGTCGCCGCGCTGGCCGAGCCTCCCGCCGACCCCGTCGAACCGGCCGGCGTCGACCTGGGCCGGGCCGCGGCGCAGCTCGAGGGCGATCCGGCGGCGCCGGTGGCCGCGGCGCCCGCGCCCGCCGCGGCGCCGCGCTCGTCGCTGGACGACGCGTACACGGTGAAGCCGGGCGACACGCTCTGGGACCTCTCCGGCCGCTTCCTCAACAACCCGTGGTACTGGCCCAAGGTCTGGTCCTACAACCCGGAGATCACGAACCCGCACTTCATCTACCCGGGCAACGTGCTCCGCTTCTACCCGTCCGCGGAGCAGGCGCCCGGCCGGGTCGAGCCCGTCGACGTCGCGAAGGCCGCGCCGGCCCCGGCGGAGGAGGACCTGGAGGCGCCGCGCGAGCTCGAGGACCTCTCCCGCGCCGACATGAAGAAGCCGCAGGAGCTCGGCGAGGGCGACGAGGTGGCCGTGGTGGGGCCGTACAAGATCGGCTACGTGCCGCCGAAGGGGCTCATCGCGCGCCGCGACAGCTTCGTCACGCCCCGCGAGCTGGCCGAGTCGGGCACGATCGTGGCCGCGTTCGAGGAGAAGATGCTCCTCAGCCTGCAGGACCGCGCCTACGCACGGTTCAACACCGCGGCCCCGGTGAAGCGCGGCGAGACCTACGTCCTCTACCGGACCGAGCGCCCGGTGCGCCACCCGGAGACGGGCGAGCTCTTCGGCTACCAGTCGGTGATCCTGGGCGCCGGCAAGGTGGTGGCGGTGGACGACAAGGCGGTCACGCTCGAGGTCGCGCAGGCCTTCGAGCCGATCGAGCGCGGCGCGCTCCTCGCGCCCTTCAGCCAGAAGTTCGTGAAGCAGGTGCAGCGGCGCCCGAACCAGCACGCGCTCGACGGCGTCATCGTCGCCACCCAGCAGCAGCTCGTCTCCGAGATCGGCGAGCACCACATGGTGTTCCTCGACAAGGGGCGCCAGGACGGGGTGGAGGAGGGGAACGTCTTCACCGTCGTCCGCTCCGGCGACCCCTACGGCCGCGACCCGAACGCGCCCACGCGCGACGCGGCGCTGCCGGTGGAGGACGTGGGCACGCTGGTGGTGGTGGACGCCCAGCAGACCTCGTCGTCGGCGCTGGTGGTGCGGAGCCTGCGCGAGCTCTACGTCGGCGACCACGTCGAGATGCGCGCTGCCGCCGCGGCCGCCCCGCTGGCCGGCGCGGGCGGCGACTAG
- the dprA gene encoding DNA-processing protein DprA: MDAAWTLHRSDDGFPPRLAAIPEPPERLRVRGSLGPPTERRVALVGMRHPDPYGLELAREIARDLARAGVCVVSGGAEGIDGAAHEAALDAGGRTLAVLGTGLDVAYPAGHRPLFERIVASGGALVSEYEDGQRGDRWTFPKRNRLVSGLSEAVLVVRAGERSGALITAAWARRQGVPVFAVPGDVRLEGSAGPLALLRQGAKVAASARDLLEALGLSGQLSLLPAPAGAEAGGEEATVLAALGRVPRHADEVARAAGVPPAAALSALLLLELRGLCEQRPGNLFLRRA, from the coding sequence ATGGACGCGGCGTGGACCCTGCACCGGAGCGACGACGGCTTTCCGCCGCGGCTCGCCGCGATCCCCGAGCCGCCGGAGCGGCTGCGCGTCCGCGGCTCCCTCGGGCCGCCCACCGAGCGGCGCGTCGCCCTGGTCGGCATGCGCCACCCCGACCCGTACGGCCTCGAGCTGGCGCGCGAGATCGCGCGCGACCTGGCCCGGGCCGGGGTCTGCGTCGTGTCCGGCGGGGCGGAGGGCATCGACGGGGCCGCCCACGAGGCCGCCCTCGACGCGGGCGGGCGGACGCTGGCCGTGCTGGGCACCGGCCTCGACGTCGCCTACCCGGCGGGGCACCGGCCGCTCTTCGAGCGCATCGTCGCCTCCGGCGGCGCGCTCGTCTCCGAGTACGAGGACGGGCAGCGGGGGGATCGGTGGACGTTCCCCAAGCGCAACCGGCTCGTGAGCGGCCTCTCCGAGGCGGTGCTGGTGGTCCGCGCCGGGGAACGGAGCGGCGCGCTCATCACCGCGGCCTGGGCCCGCCGCCAGGGCGTGCCGGTGTTCGCGGTACCGGGCGACGTGCGGCTCGAGGGCTCCGCCGGGCCGCTCGCGCTGCTCCGGCAGGGTGCGAAGGTGGCCGCGAGCGCGCGCGACCTGCTCGAGGCGCTGGGGCTCTCCGGCCAGCTCTCGCTCCTGCCGGCGCCGGCCGGGGCGGAGGCGGGCGGCGAGGAGGCCACCGTGCTGGCCGCGCTCGGGCGCGTCCCGCGGCACGCCGACGAGGTGGCGCGCGCGGCCGGCGTCCCGCCGGCGGCCGCCCTCTCCGCCCTGCTCCTGCTGGAGCTGCGGGGGCTGTGCGAGCAGCGCCCCGGAAACCTCTTCCTGCGCCGCGCCTGA
- the topA gene encoding type I DNA topoisomerase, with the protein MPTQAKSEKTTTKRKAPARAAKGPAAAKGAAAKAGARKAGGAGPSLVVVESPAKAKTIKKYLGRGFDVKASVGHVKDLPKSKIGVDIEHGFAPAYDVIKGKAKVLSEIKRAAKNADRVFLATDPDREGEAIAWHIAEELGAAGGDERVRRVLFNEITKNAIQKAIEQPLALDQNRFDSQQARRILDRLVGYQISPILWKKVRRGLSAGRVQSVAVRLVVEREREIQAFVPEEYWSLEAELAAALPPEFRAKLVKLSGQKADLKEGETTRALVQELEREKFVVAAVEKKERRRNPPPPFTTAKLQQEAANRLGFTAKKTMTLAQRLYEGVELGDEGAIGLITYMRTDSVRLSTEAVDAVRGHIAQAYGKDHLPDEPNVYRTKQKSAQEAHEAVRPTSLEWTPERTEPFFEQMGERDMFRLYQLIWNRFVACQMVPAVYDQTTADVAAGRAVFRATGSILKFPGYLAVYGAQRPEDEAGAQPEAAGEGDADEKSKNQDRLLPPLEAGMALDLRKLLPEQHFTQPPPRFNESSLIKELEERGIGRPSTYAAILSTIQEKTYVEKVERNFKPTELGLLVTDELVRAFPHEMDVAFTAGMEEKLDEIEEGNAQWQSVLQDFYTGFKEDLAKAEVTMRDVKRQEIATDLVCEKCGKPMVIKWGRMGEFLACSGYPECRNTMNFKRGEDGSIAPVKEEEITTDEKCPTCGAPMVVKRGRFGRFLACSKYPECKTSKPISIGVTCPKGCGGYISERRSKRGKTFYGCSSYPKCDFVSWDRPRNEACPTCGSAYLLEKFSKKTGPFIACPNKECDYRRQVEGATPPAGAETPPVPEEVDA; encoded by the coding sequence ATGCCGACCCAGGCCAAGAGCGAGAAGACGACGACGAAGCGGAAGGCGCCCGCCCGCGCCGCGAAGGGCCCGGCCGCGGCCAAGGGCGCCGCCGCGAAGGCCGGCGCGCGCAAGGCGGGCGGCGCGGGGCCCAGCCTGGTGGTGGTGGAGTCGCCGGCCAAGGCGAAGACCATCAAGAAGTACCTGGGGCGCGGCTTCGACGTGAAGGCGTCGGTCGGCCACGTGAAGGATCTCCCCAAGTCGAAGATCGGCGTCGACATCGAGCACGGGTTCGCCCCGGCCTACGACGTCATCAAGGGCAAGGCCAAGGTCCTCTCCGAGATCAAGCGCGCGGCCAAGAACGCCGACCGCGTCTTCCTCGCGACCGACCCCGATCGCGAGGGCGAGGCGATCGCCTGGCACATCGCCGAGGAGCTGGGGGCCGCCGGCGGGGACGAGCGCGTCCGCCGCGTGCTCTTCAACGAGATCACGAAGAACGCGATCCAGAAGGCCATCGAGCAGCCGCTCGCGCTCGACCAGAACCGGTTCGACTCGCAGCAGGCGCGGCGCATCCTGGATCGGCTGGTCGGCTACCAGATCAGCCCCATCCTCTGGAAGAAGGTGCGGCGCGGCCTCTCCGCCGGCCGCGTGCAGTCGGTGGCGGTGCGGCTCGTGGTGGAGCGCGAGCGCGAGATCCAGGCCTTCGTCCCCGAGGAGTACTGGTCGCTCGAGGCCGAGCTCGCCGCGGCGCTGCCCCCCGAGTTCCGCGCCAAGCTGGTGAAGCTCTCGGGCCAGAAGGCGGACCTCAAGGAGGGCGAGACCACCCGCGCCCTGGTGCAGGAGCTGGAGCGGGAGAAGTTCGTCGTGGCGGCGGTGGAGAAGAAGGAGCGCCGGCGCAACCCGCCCCCGCCCTTCACCACCGCCAAGCTGCAGCAGGAGGCGGCCAACCGCCTCGGTTTCACGGCCAAGAAGACGATGACCCTGGCGCAGCGCCTCTACGAGGGGGTCGAGCTCGGCGACGAGGGCGCGATCGGCCTCATCACCTACATGCGCACCGACTCGGTGCGGCTCTCGACCGAGGCGGTGGACGCGGTGCGCGGCCACATCGCGCAGGCCTACGGCAAGGACCACCTGCCGGACGAGCCCAACGTCTACCGGACCAAGCAGAAGTCGGCGCAGGAGGCGCACGAGGCGGTGCGCCCCACCTCGCTCGAGTGGACGCCGGAGCGCACCGAGCCGTTCTTCGAGCAGATGGGCGAGCGCGACATGTTCCGGCTCTACCAGCTCATCTGGAACCGGTTCGTGGCCTGCCAGATGGTGCCGGCCGTGTACGACCAGACCACCGCCGACGTCGCGGCGGGGCGGGCGGTGTTCCGCGCCACCGGCTCCATCCTCAAGTTCCCCGGCTACCTGGCGGTCTACGGCGCGCAGCGCCCCGAGGACGAGGCCGGCGCGCAGCCGGAGGCGGCGGGGGAGGGCGACGCGGACGAGAAGTCGAAGAACCAGGATCGCCTGCTGCCGCCGCTCGAGGCGGGCATGGCGCTCGACCTCCGCAAGCTCCTCCCCGAGCAGCACTTCACCCAGCCGCCGCCCCGCTTCAACGAGTCGTCGCTCATCAAGGAGCTGGAGGAGCGGGGCATCGGCCGCCCCTCGACCTACGCCGCCATCCTCTCCACCATCCAGGAGAAGACCTACGTCGAGAAGGTCGAGCGCAACTTCAAGCCGACCGAGCTCGGCCTGCTGGTCACCGACGAGCTGGTGCGCGCCTTCCCCCACGAGATGGACGTCGCCTTCACCGCCGGCATGGAGGAGAAGCTCGACGAGATCGAGGAGGGGAACGCGCAGTGGCAGTCGGTGCTGCAGGACTTCTACACCGGGTTCAAGGAGGACCTCGCCAAGGCCGAGGTCACCATGCGCGACGTGAAGCGCCAGGAGATCGCGACCGACCTCGTCTGCGAGAAGTGCGGCAAGCCCATGGTCATCAAGTGGGGCCGCATGGGCGAGTTCCTCGCCTGCTCCGGGTACCCGGAGTGCCGCAACACGATGAACTTCAAGCGGGGTGAGGACGGCTCGATCGCGCCGGTGAAGGAGGAGGAGATCACCACCGACGAGAAGTGCCCCACCTGCGGCGCGCCGATGGTGGTGAAGCGCGGCCGGTTCGGGCGGTTCCTCGCCTGCTCCAAGTACCCCGAGTGCAAGACCTCGAAGCCCATCTCGATCGGCGTCACCTGCCCGAAGGGCTGCGGCGGCTACATCAGCGAGCGGCGCTCGAAGCGCGGCAAGACCTTCTACGGCTGCTCCTCCTACCCGAAGTGCGACTTCGTCTCCTGGGACCGCCCGCGCAACGAGGCCTGCCCGACCTGCGGCAGTGCCTACCTGCTCGAGAAGTTCTCCAAGAAGACGGGCCCCTTCATCGCCTGCCCGAACAAGGAGTGCGACTACCGTCGCCAGGTCGAAGGCGCGACGCCCCCCGCTGGCGCCGAGACGCCGCCGGTGCCCGAGGAGGTCGACGCGTAG